The Microbacterium horticulturae genome has a window encoding:
- a CDS encoding UDP-N-acetylmuramyl pentapeptide phosphotransferase translates to MPADAQDGDERGQLMAGEKPEPAPRTGAQAVVADAMSRTGGHQKIEIDPARRPDVLFRKRKADGELVSSWWMIGAFVVVSGVAILLFRFIPGG, encoded by the coding sequence TTGCCCGCAGACGCTCAGGACGGCGACGAGAGGGGCCAGCTCATGGCGGGCGAGAAGCCGGAACCGGCGCCGCGCACCGGTGCGCAGGCGGTCGTCGCCGACGCCATGTCGCGCACCGGCGGGCATCAGAAGATCGAGATCGATCCGGCACGCCGACCCGACGTGCTGTTCCGCAAGCGGAAGGCCGACGGCGAGCTCGTCAGTTCGTGGTGGATGATCGGCGCGTTCGTCGTCGTGTCGGGCGTCGCGATCCTGCTGTTCCGCTTCATCCCGGGCGGCTGA
- a CDS encoding type II toxin-antitoxin system RelE/ParE family toxin encodes MIRSFGDRDTELVWLREYAKHIDSRIHKAANRKLHLLDAAGTLEALRVPPGNRLEALKGDRRGQHSIRINDQWRICFRWTEAGPEDVTIEDYH; translated from the coding sequence GTGATCAGATCCTTCGGTGACCGCGACACTGAGCTTGTCTGGTTGCGTGAGTACGCGAAGCACATTGATTCACGAATCCATAAAGCTGCCAACAGGAAGCTGCATCTGCTGGATGCTGCGGGCACGCTGGAGGCTCTGCGGGTGCCTCCGGGAAATCGCCTGGAAGCGTTGAAGGGTGATCGACGCGGTCAGCACAGCATCCGCATCAACGACCAGTGGCGGATCTGTTTTCGATGGACCGAAGCCGGACCGGAAGACGTGACGATCGAGGACTACCACTGA
- a CDS encoding class I SAM-dependent methyltransferase, translating into MATREEMSRSFGAATDAYEAGRPEYPAEAAEWMLQPVRTDGRRVRVADVGAGTGKLTRALVEADAEVVAVEPDPAMLDALRAAVPGVPTFAGTGESLPLPDGALDAVVFGQAWHWVDPAAASAEVGRVLRPGGVLGLVWNIRDEAVEWVAAMTRIMHGSNAEVILAEGGPTVAEPFGALESQSWHWVRPMTRAALFDMAHSRSYVITADDAERARIDRELGAVFDRIDAVGDTVVELPYVTTVFRALRP; encoded by the coding sequence ATGGCCACACGTGAAGAGATGTCGCGGTCGTTCGGTGCCGCCACCGATGCGTATGAAGCGGGACGCCCCGAGTACCCGGCGGAAGCGGCGGAGTGGATGCTGCAGCCGGTGCGCACGGACGGGCGCCGTGTGCGCGTGGCCGATGTGGGAGCCGGTACCGGAAAGCTGACGCGTGCGCTGGTAGAGGCCGACGCCGAGGTCGTCGCGGTCGAGCCCGATCCGGCGATGCTCGACGCGCTGCGCGCGGCGGTGCCCGGTGTGCCGACGTTCGCGGGAACAGGGGAGTCGCTGCCGCTTCCCGACGGGGCGCTCGATGCGGTGGTGTTCGGCCAGGCGTGGCACTGGGTCGATCCGGCTGCCGCCTCGGCGGAGGTGGGCCGGGTGTTGCGCCCGGGCGGCGTGCTCGGGCTGGTCTGGAACATCCGTGATGAGGCCGTCGAGTGGGTCGCGGCGATGACCCGCATCATGCACGGCAGCAATGCGGAGGTGATACTCGCCGAAGGTGGCCCGACAGTAGCCGAGCCGTTCGGCGCTCTCGAGTCGCAGTCGTGGCACTGGGTGCGTCCGATGACCCGCGCCGCGTTGTTCGACATGGCGCACTCGCGCAGCTACGTCATCACCGCCGACGACGCCGAGCGCGCGCGCATCGACCGCGAGCTGGGCGCGGTGTTCGACCGCATCGATGCCGTCGGCGACACGGTCGTCGAGCTGCCCTATGTGACCACGGTGTTCCGGGCGCTGCGGCCGTGA
- the ychF gene encoding redox-regulated ATPase YchF has product MALTIGIVGLPNVGKSTLFNALTRNQVLAANYPFATIEPNIGVVNLPDERLDRLAEVFHSERIVPATVSFVDIAGIVRGASEGEGLGNQFLANIREADAIAQVVRGFADDDVVHVEGEVNPKNDLETIGAELMLADLQTLEKAITRYEKEVKGRKIDKSVLEAAIAAKDALDRGVLLSASGVDLAPIRELGLLTAKPFIFVFNVDEAVLTDAARKAELAALVAPAQAVFLDAKIESELIDLDPEDAAELLASTGQDESGLDQLARIGFDTLGLQTYLTAGPKEARAWTIGKGWKAPAAAGVIHTDFEKGFIKAEVISFDDLVELGSVVEARAHGKSRLEGKDYVMQDGDVVEFRFNN; this is encoded by the coding sequence GTGGCCCTCACCATCGGAATCGTCGGACTGCCCAACGTCGGCAAGTCCACCCTGTTCAACGCCCTGACCCGCAACCAGGTGCTCGCGGCGAACTATCCGTTCGCGACGATCGAGCCCAACATCGGGGTGGTGAACCTGCCCGACGAGCGGCTCGACCGGCTCGCCGAGGTCTTCCACAGCGAGCGGATCGTGCCGGCGACCGTGTCGTTCGTCGACATCGCCGGCATCGTGCGTGGAGCGAGCGAGGGCGAGGGGCTGGGCAACCAGTTCTTGGCGAACATCCGCGAGGCCGACGCCATCGCGCAGGTCGTGCGCGGGTTCGCCGACGACGATGTCGTGCACGTCGAGGGCGAGGTCAACCCGAAGAACGATCTCGAGACGATCGGCGCCGAGCTCATGCTGGCCGACCTGCAGACGCTCGAGAAGGCGATCACGCGGTACGAGAAAGAAGTCAAGGGTCGCAAGATCGACAAATCGGTGCTCGAGGCTGCGATCGCGGCGAAGGACGCCCTCGATCGCGGCGTGCTGCTGTCGGCGTCGGGCGTCGACCTCGCGCCGATCAGGGAGTTGGGACTGCTGACGGCGAAGCCGTTCATCTTCGTGTTCAACGTGGACGAGGCGGTGCTGACGGATGCCGCGCGCAAGGCGGAACTGGCGGCGCTGGTGGCTCCCGCTCAGGCGGTCTTCCTCGACGCGAAGATCGAGTCGGAGCTCATCGACCTCGATCCGGAGGATGCCGCGGAGCTGCTGGCGTCGACCGGGCAGGACGAGTCAGGTCTCGATCAGCTGGCACGCATCGGATTCGACACGCTCGGGCTGCAGACATACCTGACGGCAGGCCCGAAGGAGGCCCGTGCGTGGACGATCGGCAAGGGCTGGAAGGCGCCTGCTGCGGCCGGCGTCATCCACACCGACTTCGAGAAGGGCTTCATCAAGGCCGAGGTCATCTCGTTCGACGACCTCGTCGAGCTCGGTTCGGTCGTCGAGGCGCGCGCCCACGGCAAGTCGCGTCTGGAGGGCAAGGACTACGTCATGCAGGACGGCGACGTGGTGGAGTTCCGGTTCAACAACTGA
- a CDS encoding HAD family hydrolase, whose product MSGAITAVCFDLDGTLLRDDNADRVVRAVAYELGERCGIDADVLAAANQRAWNDYWPEAGSAWLRGDLPADAVPREVWRRALATVGVDDPTATEAAVRLHVQLESSAHELYPEAAEVLTALRSRGILTAIITNGPSAVQRAKLERVGLDGFEAVIVSGEVGMEKPDAGIFRTALDRLGVDAAATVHVGDNQSADVAGASSAGLTAVWINRTGAEKMSDPDHAITDLRGLLAIVG is encoded by the coding sequence GTGAGCGGCGCGATCACCGCCGTCTGTTTCGACCTGGACGGAACGCTGCTCCGCGACGACAACGCAGATCGGGTCGTGCGTGCTGTCGCATACGAGCTCGGCGAACGGTGCGGCATCGACGCCGACGTCCTCGCGGCGGCGAACCAGCGCGCCTGGAACGACTACTGGCCCGAGGCCGGTTCCGCATGGCTGCGTGGCGACCTGCCCGCTGATGCGGTTCCGCGCGAGGTCTGGCGGCGTGCGCTGGCGACCGTTGGAGTGGATGATCCGACGGCGACCGAAGCCGCGGTGCGCCTGCACGTGCAGCTCGAGAGCTCTGCGCACGAGCTGTACCCGGAAGCAGCCGAGGTTCTCACGGCGCTGCGGTCCCGCGGCATCCTGACGGCGATCATCACCAACGGCCCGAGTGCTGTGCAGCGCGCGAAGCTCGAGAGAGTGGGGCTCGACGGGTTCGAAGCCGTGATCGTGTCGGGCGAGGTGGGTATGGAGAAGCCGGATGCCGGCATCTTTCGGACCGCACTCGATCGGCTCGGGGTCGATGCCGCAGCGACCGTGCACGTCGGTGACAACCAGTCGGCTGATGTCGCCGGGGCCTCCTCAGCCGGCCTGACCGCCGTGTGGATCAATCGCACGGGCGCGGAGAAGATGTCTGATCCGGACCACGCGATCACCGACCTCCGAGGACTCCTGGCCATCGTGGGCTGA
- a CDS encoding exonuclease domain-containing protein, which produces MPMDFTAIDFETANSSSASACAVGLVRVRDGEVVAQTGWLIRPPAGHDRFFDVNISIHGIRPEDVQYAKTWSEQLDELTAFAGADVLVAHNAGFDMGVLRRACEASGDVCPPYRYLCSLQLARRAYQLPSYRLPLAAAAAGFTGFAHHEATADALACAHIAMDAAARAGAGSVDALADAHGLRVKTIDVAAPVAEPVFAA; this is translated from the coding sequence GTGCCCATGGACTTCACTGCTATCGATTTCGAGACGGCGAATTCCAGCAGCGCCTCTGCGTGTGCGGTGGGACTCGTGCGCGTCCGCGACGGCGAGGTCGTCGCGCAGACGGGCTGGCTCATCCGCCCGCCGGCCGGGCATGACCGGTTCTTCGACGTGAACATCAGCATCCACGGCATCCGTCCCGAAGACGTGCAGTACGCCAAGACGTGGAGCGAGCAGCTCGACGAGCTCACCGCGTTTGCCGGCGCCGACGTGCTCGTCGCGCACAATGCGGGCTTCGACATGGGTGTGCTGCGGCGTGCGTGCGAGGCCAGCGGCGATGTGTGCCCGCCATATCGGTACCTCTGCAGCCTGCAGCTGGCCCGCCGCGCCTACCAGCTGCCCTCGTACCGCTTGCCGCTGGCGGCCGCCGCGGCGGGTTTCACCGGCTTCGCCCATCACGAGGCGACGGCCGATGCGCTCGCGTGCGCCCATATAGCGATGGATGCCGCGGCCCGCGCCGGCGCCGGCTCGGTCGACGCGCTCGCCGACGCGCACGGGCTGAGGGTCAAGACGATCGACGTCGCGGCGCCGGTTGCGGAGCCCGTCTTCGCCGCCTGA
- a CDS encoding DNA recombination protein RmuC: MDAFWVALIATVCLAIGLVAGWALHALRGADERARLLARAAAAETETASLRDRVARQDELHRGFAEQSRADQAAREERERREQSVLRALEPVRETLQEMQRKVDVLEHDRHTQYGTLAEQLRRAAASEEALRATTESLAGALRSGATRGVWGETQLRRVVEAAGLLRFVDFDVQTSITSDAGAGRPDMVIHLPGDKALALDAKVPLDAYLEASAIPVTAQGDDAARRTTLMGKHVKAVRAHIDALARKTYWAGMSSSPEFVICFLPSESLLSTALDEDPTLLDYAFGKRVALASPVNLWAVLKTVAYTWTQQDVSQEARKLFDLGNELYGRLGSLAGHADDLRRAIERTVDSYNRFAGSLETRVLVSARRFPGIDQTKLDALGEAPAIEKSTKRLTAPEFTETPTLVSADLGELRERIDTADEEVNARDE; the protein is encoded by the coding sequence ATGGACGCATTCTGGGTCGCACTGATCGCCACCGTCTGCCTCGCCATCGGGCTGGTGGCGGGCTGGGCGCTGCACGCCCTGCGCGGCGCCGACGAGCGCGCACGGCTGCTCGCGCGCGCGGCGGCCGCCGAGACCGAGACGGCATCGCTGCGTGACCGGGTCGCTCGGCAAGACGAGTTGCACCGCGGTTTCGCCGAGCAGTCCCGCGCCGACCAGGCCGCGCGCGAAGAACGCGAGCGCCGCGAGCAGTCGGTGCTGCGCGCACTCGAGCCCGTACGCGAGACCCTGCAAGAGATGCAGCGCAAGGTCGACGTGCTCGAGCACGACCGCCACACACAGTACGGAACGCTCGCTGAACAACTGCGGCGGGCGGCCGCGAGTGAGGAGGCGTTACGCGCGACGACCGAGTCTCTCGCGGGAGCCCTGCGCTCCGGGGCGACCCGCGGGGTGTGGGGCGAGACCCAGTTGCGGCGCGTGGTCGAGGCCGCAGGCCTCCTTCGCTTCGTCGACTTCGACGTGCAGACGAGCATCACCTCCGATGCCGGCGCAGGGCGTCCCGACATGGTCATCCACCTGCCCGGCGACAAGGCGCTGGCACTCGACGCGAAGGTTCCGCTCGACGCCTACCTCGAGGCCAGCGCGATCCCGGTCACGGCCCAGGGCGATGACGCGGCACGCCGCACGACGCTGATGGGCAAGCATGTGAAGGCCGTCCGCGCCCACATCGACGCGCTGGCGCGGAAGACGTACTGGGCCGGCATGTCGTCGAGCCCCGAGTTCGTCATCTGCTTCTTGCCCAGCGAGTCGCTGCTGTCGACAGCTCTCGACGAAGACCCCACACTTCTCGACTACGCATTCGGCAAGCGTGTCGCGCTGGCCTCTCCGGTCAACCTCTGGGCGGTGCTCAAGACCGTGGCCTACACCTGGACGCAACAGGATGTGTCGCAAGAAGCGCGCAAGCTGTTCGATCTCGGCAACGAGTTGTATGGGCGGCTCGGCTCGCTCGCCGGGCACGCCGACGACCTGCGCCGAGCGATCGAGCGCACCGTCGACAGCTACAACCGGTTCGCGGGCTCACTCGAAACACGGGTGCTGGTCAGCGCGCGGCGCTTTCCGGGCATCGACCAGACGAAGCTCGACGCCCTGGGTGAGGCCCCCGCCATCGAGAAGAGCACGAAGCGGCTGACGGCGCCCGAGTTCACGGAGACTCCCACGCTCGTCTCCGCCGACCTCGGCGAACTGCGCGAGAGGATCGACACTGCTGACGAAGAGGTCAACGCGCGCGACGAATGA